In Lysinibacillus sp. 2017, the DNA window GAATACCGAAGGACAAGTGCTAGGTGGTAAAGACTGGTCCTATTCAACGGATGAAGATGTAGAAAAAGCTAAGGAAGTTGACGAACCAAAATTGGATCCAAGACTGGCTGCTTTAGCTAAGTATTTTGATCAAACAGATGAATAACTATCTGTAAGGAGGTGCCAATAATGGCTGTACCAGCTAGAAGAACTTCTAAAACTGCAAAAAGAAAGCGTCGTACGCATTTCAAATTAACGTTACCAGGTATGGTAGCTTGCCCAAACTGTGGAGAAGCTAAATTATCTCACCACGTTTGCAAAGCTTGCGGACAATACAAAGGTAAAGAAGTAGTAGCGAAATAATTCAGTATTTACGCTATATAAAGAC includes these proteins:
- the rpmF gene encoding 50S ribosomal protein L32, with the protein product MAVPARRTSKTAKRKRRTHFKLTLPGMVACPNCGEAKLSHHVCKACGQYKGKEVVAK